The Acinetobacter defluvii genome includes a region encoding these proteins:
- a CDS encoding sodium-dependent transporter yields the protein MSDHRESWSARSGFILAAIGSAVGLGNIWRFPYVAYENGGGAFLVPYLIAIFAAGLPLLFLDYAVGHKYRKAPPIAYKKLMNSEALGWWQVMVTLVIGIYYASVLSWAGSYMFYSVGQRWGSNTEDFFFKTYLANGEGLAFGFVPTLFFGLVIVWAVVMFILYGGVRRGVELANKIFMPLLVILFSILVIQALRLPGATEGLNAFFTPNWEAMANYKVWLAAFGHIFFSLSVGFGIMLTYASYLNKKANMTGSGVVVALANSSFEILAGIGVFAALGFMAQSSGVPVKDVVSGGIGLAFIAFPKIISSMGSGGDLFGFLFFASLVVAGITSMVSILQVPIAAFQDKFGWSKNKAVTIIGGVSAVISTILFSTHSAITFVDIIDYFANNIGIVGGGLLSIILVSWFRRPLMAQLQAHVNQYSSIKLGVGWNFLLTVITPISLLIALLLTIKAIITDGYGGYPASTLWLIGGGVVAFFALGAIILSLMKDTTSKEN from the coding sequence ATGTCAGATCATCGTGAAAGCTGGTCAGCACGATCAGGCTTTATCTTAGCGGCAATTGGTTCAGCCGTAGGTTTGGGGAACATTTGGCGTTTCCCTTATGTTGCTTATGAAAATGGTGGTGGTGCATTTTTAGTGCCTTACTTGATTGCAATTTTTGCAGCAGGTTTACCACTGTTATTCTTAGACTATGCCGTGGGGCATAAATATCGTAAAGCACCCCCGATTGCCTATAAAAAATTAATGAATAGTGAAGCATTGGGGTGGTGGCAAGTGATGGTGACGTTGGTCATCGGGATTTACTATGCCAGTGTTTTATCATGGGCAGGCAGTTATATGTTCTACTCCGTTGGTCAACGATGGGGCAGTAATACAGAAGATTTTTTCTTTAAAACGTATTTAGCAAACGGTGAAGGTCTTGCATTTGGTTTTGTGCCGACTTTGTTCTTTGGTTTGGTGATTGTTTGGGCAGTGGTAATGTTTATTCTCTATGGCGGTGTGCGTCGTGGGGTTGAACTTGCCAATAAAATCTTTATGCCTTTGTTGGTCATTTTATTCTCGATTTTGGTGATTCAAGCATTACGTTTACCAGGTGCAACAGAAGGCTTAAATGCATTCTTTACGCCAAACTGGGAAGCGATGGCAAACTATAAAGTATGGTTGGCTGCCTTTGGTCATATCTTCTTCTCACTCTCTGTAGGCTTCGGGATCATGCTTACGTATGCCTCTTACCTCAACAAAAAAGCCAATATGACAGGTTCAGGTGTTGTGGTGGCATTAGCCAATTCATCCTTTGAAATTTTGGCAGGGATCGGGGTTTTTGCAGCACTTGGTTTCATGGCGCAAAGCTCAGGTGTTCCTGTAAAAGACGTAGTTTCAGGTGGGATTGGTTTAGCCTTTATTGCTTTCCCGAAAATCATTTCAAGTATGGGATCAGGCGGTGATTTATTTGGCTTCTTGTTCTTTGCTTCATTGGTAGTGGCTGGCATCACTTCCATGGTGAGTATTTTACAAGTGCCGATTGCTGCATTTCAGGATAAATTTGGTTGGTCTAAAAATAAAGCAGTGACCATCATTGGTGGTGTTTCTGCGGTGATTTCAACGATTTTATTCTCTACACACAGTGCCATTACTTTTGTGGACATCATTGATTACTTTGCCAATAACATTGGTATTGTGGGTGGTGGTTTATTGTCGATCATTTTAGTGTCTTGGTTCCGTCGCCCATTGATGGCTCAATTACAAGCACATGTTAACCAGTACTCTAGCATTAAGCTGGGTGTAGGTTGGAATTTTCTTCTAACTGTCATCACACCTATCTCATTACTCATTGCATTATTACTCACCATTAAAGCGATCATTACAGATGGTTATGGCGGTTATCCTGCATCAACTTTATGGTTAATTGGCGGTGGTGTCGTGGCATTTTTTGCCCTTGGTGCAATCATATTGAGTTTGATGAAAGATACGACGTCTAAGGAGAATTAA